The stretch of DNA GCGATGAAGCCTTCGTCGTAGACGCAGACTTCGTAGTCCAGTTCAGGGAGTCCCGAACAATCGAGGTCTTCGGACATGGTGATGACGAAGGAGCCCTTCTCTATATCCGCCGATTCAACGCGCATGATGCCAATGCCCAATTCTCGCAGGATTTCCTGCAAGGTTCGCACGAATTCATTCAGATCCGTGATTCCCTGACAGAATTTATTGTAGAACGCCGTGCCCGCCAGCTTGCCTGCCTCATGAAAGAGTGCGTCGGTTTGCGCGGTACCGTAATGACTCTCCAGCGCGTCCCGGAAAACGAACTGCATAAGACGGTAAACCTCGATTCGCGTCATGGGCCCAAGATTGGGACGCCCCAGTTCAATGTCGCCGATGAGGTCCCAGGAGAATTTGTATTTACGGTCAGACATGGTTCACCATCGTTGTTAAGATTCAAATATGTCAGACATATCTGTCCGGATGGCGAATATCAAGGAGCTTGTGATTGTGGGCAGAACTGTCGATTCGAACGGCACTGAACTGTTGGCGATATCCTCACGTCTTGGATGGTCAATCACGTGACCGGGGAATGGTTTGTTCAAGCCATGCGGCACTGATTCAAGTCGTCATTTGCTTATGCCGATTTGGTCTCACGCAGAATTTGACATTGATTCAGCGAAGATGTGTTTTTGCATCTTCACTGTCCGATCTGAAAACTTTGACGGTTTTGTTAAATAACGTTTCGTTATATTTCAAAAAAAGTAAATCGGGCATCAGTCCGTCCAGTGCATGCGCGCCATTTCCACGAGGCGCCCGAGATCAACGTCCGCGCCAAGCACTCCTCGAAGGGTGCCCGATGCGTCGAGGATGGGAGCGGAAACCGTGAGGCAGTAAGCGTCGGTGGCGGCGGAGCGGTAGAAGTCCGAGACATAGGTTTTGCGCCGTTCCGCAGGGTGGCGGAACCAAGGCCGCTGTGACCAGTCCTTGCCAAGGCCGGTGTCGCCGTAGATTGTGCTCACCTGGCCCACGTTGTCCACGATTTGTCTGCCCTTGGCGTCGGTTACGTATAGCAGCTCGAAAAGCCCTTGGCTCATGGCGTTGCGCAGGGCGGTTTCCACCGGGCGGCGCTCCATGGCGCTGATGCCGGCGTCACGTACCAGGACTTCAACGGCGCACCGGGCCCGCTCATGGGCGGCGAATCGCAGCCTGCCCACGGCTGCAAGCTGGCTCTCGGACGTTTCGCTGACCTGCCGGGCATGGATGGCCAGGGTTTCGGCCTCGCGAGCCTGGGAAGCGCTGCCGTCTTGCAGCGCGGCAAGGCTGTCCTGCACGGCGGCTACGTCCCTCACGATATTCTGGCTTTCGCCGCGCAGATTCGCGGCCAGTGCCCCTCCTTCCTCCACGCATGGCCGGGCCACCCGCGCATCCTCCAGGCAGGCGTCCATGGAAGTCTGCATCCGCCCCACAAAGTCTTCCACCCGGCGCACAGCCTCGACCATGGAGGCGACATTCCGGCCGATTTCGTCGTTCTGGTCGTCGACACGTGTGGTGGCGTCCACGGTCTGGTGGGATAGGGTGCGGATTTCGTTGGCGATGACGCCGAATCCTTTTCCCGCCGCTCCGGCATGGGCGGCCTCGATGGTGGCGTTGAGGGCGAGCATGTTGGTGTTGGCGGCAATGTCGCGGATGGCGTGGGCAACGGAGCCGATGCCCTTGATGCGCGTTTCCACCGTGGCCACGAAGCCGAGCAGTTCGGCCATGGCGCCGGAGAGTTCTTTGGCGCGCATCTCGACTTCGCCCAGACGGGATTCCAGGCGGGCCATGTGTTCTATGGCGGCCTGCGCCATCTCGGCCTGACGTGTTGCGTGCCCGTTCATGGCATCGGCGCGGTCGGCCACTGCGGCGGTATGCTTCCCGATCACGGCCACCTGCCTGAGCCCATCCTCGGTGGTGGCATTGACCCGCGACCCCAGAGCGTCCAGGGGGCTGGCCAGCCGCTGCAGGGCAATGGCCCCGGCAACGGCGTCAAGTAACGCGGCATCGGTGCGCGTGTCCGCGCCGGGGGGTGTGCTTGCGGGTGAAGAAACGTCCTTGTTCCGTTTGCTTATCCAAAATTGTAAGAATTGCATGGTGTTGCCTCCTGGGGAAAGGAGGAGAGCAAGTGCTGTGCCGGGAGAATGGGAGACGAACCGGGATTTGCAATCTTCAGGGCAAAAAAAAGGTGGTAAAAAAGCAGATCAAGCCTTGAGTCGGTCTTGCCTTGATACCACCCTGGCCATGCAGGCAGGACATCGGAGGTCACGTATCGGAGATTTCCGTCACGGCCTTGTCTTCGTGACGTCAGCCCTGTTTTTTCCAGACGCGGTCCTCCGGAAACAGGTGGGAGCCGGTCGCTATCTCCAGAGGTTTTGCAAGCCAGTCCTGCGTGGTTTCAACCCAGCGCACAAAGTGGGGAGTTGCCTTGTGTTTTTCGAAGGCTTCAGCATCTTGATAGACTTCATAGAGGTGGAGAAGGTTCTCGTCATCATGATCCTGAACGATATTGAAAAGCAGGCAATCCGGTTCATTGTTTACTGAGCCACGCCCATCAGCGAGCATTTCTTCAATAAACATCTTTTTGTGCTCCGGCTTGATGTGAACTTTTACGATAACGGCGAACATGCATTTCTCCTTGTGCTGTGTCAAAATGTCACATATGTTTGATGGTACAAGATAATCTGAAGAAGAGTACACGAAATGAATAGGTTGCGGCAAGCATTTCGCACTGGAAAATTCATTCGTCCTGCACTTTTAAAGTTTGGATTGGCGCTCATGAAACGTGAACCTCTGTGCGAACATGCTGTTCAATCACTGGCATGGCGGTTCAGGAAGATGTGGTCGGCCGGGTTCCGGGTGCGCCAATCAGCCGCGGACGGTTCGATCGCGTCCCTGTTTCTTGGCCTGGTAGAGTGCCGTGTCCGCGCGTTGCAGCAGCGTGTCGGCACTGTCGCCGGGAACGTACGAGGCGACCCCTATGCTGATCGTGCAGCGTCCGACCGAACCGAAGTCCGTCTCATGCATGCTCTTGCGGATGCGCTCGGACGCTTCCAGGGCATGGTCGGGGTCCGACTCGGGAAAGAGCGCGAGGAATTCCTCGCCACCCCATCGGCCGGCAGTGTCGGTTGTGCGCACCATCCGCGCGAGGATGTTTCCGACCTGCTTGAGCACCCTGTCACCGGCCAGATGGCCGTGCCCGTCGTTGATCATCTTGAAATGGTCCAGGTCCAGCATCGCGATGGAAAGCGGGCGGCCGTAGCGGTGGGCTCGCTGCAACTCCGAATCCAGGGCCTCCATGATCGCCATCCTGTTGGCCAGTCCGGTCAGGGCGTCGGTCCGTGATATGCGGGCGAGTTCGTGGTTGTGTCTGC from Desulfomicrobium macestii encodes:
- a CDS encoding V4R domain-containing protein, which codes for MSDRKYKFSWDLIGDIELGRPNLGPMTRIEVYRLMQFVFRDALESHYGTAQTDALFHEAGKLAGTAFYNKFCQGITDLNEFVRTLQEILRELGIGIMRVESADIEKGSFVITMSEDLDCSGLPELDYEVCVYDEGFIAGLMESFTGKKFKVKEVDCWCTGDRTCRFTAQAQETA
- a CDS encoding methyl-accepting chemotaxis protein — translated: MQFLQFWISKRNKDVSSPASTPPGADTRTDAALLDAVAGAIALQRLASPLDALGSRVNATTEDGLRQVAVIGKHTAAVADRADAMNGHATRQAEMAQAAIEHMARLESRLGEVEMRAKELSGAMAELLGFVATVETRIKGIGSVAHAIRDIAANTNMLALNATIEAAHAGAAGKGFGVIANEIRTLSHQTVDATTRVDDQNDEIGRNVASMVEAVRRVEDFVGRMQTSMDACLEDARVARPCVEEGGALAANLRGESQNIVRDVAAVQDSLAALQDGSASQAREAETLAIHARQVSETSESQLAAVGRLRFAAHERARCAVEVLVRDAGISAMERRPVETALRNAMSQGLFELLYVTDAKGRQIVDNVGQVSTIYGDTGLGKDWSQRPWFRHPAERRKTYVSDFYRSAATDAYCLTVSAPILDASGTLRGVLGADVDLGRLVEMARMHWTD
- a CDS encoding putative quinol monooxygenase, which translates into the protein MFAVIVKVHIKPEHKKMFIEEMLADGRGSVNNEPDCLLFNIVQDHDDENLLHLYEVYQDAEAFEKHKATPHFVRWVETTQDWLAKPLEIATGSHLFPEDRVWKKQG